From one Chthonomonadales bacterium genomic stretch:
- a CDS encoding glycosyltransferase family 2 protein, whose product MPVYNEAATLLRVLERVLRAEVPKEVLIVDDASTDGTRELLRKEVEGILPGVRVLYKERNEGKGAAIRAGLAHARGEWIVIQDGDLEYDPRDYARLLEPARRGEADIVYGSRFAARRPAMRLPNRVINWLLARMVRVLYGAPLTDEATCYKLFRREVLLSLPLACRRFEFCPEVTAKALRRGHRIVEVPIRYAPRTVAEGKKIRWTDGVTAVWTLLRYRFWR is encoded by the coding sequence ATGCCGGTCTACAACGAGGCCGCCACGCTGCTCCGGGTGCTGGAGCGCGTCCTGCGGGCGGAGGTGCCCAAGGAGGTGCTGATCGTCGACGATGCCTCGACGGACGGCACTCGCGAACTGCTCCGCAAGGAGGTGGAGGGCATCCTGCCGGGCGTGCGGGTGCTCTATAAGGAGCGAAACGAGGGGAAGGGCGCCGCCATCCGGGCCGGGCTCGCACACGCGCGCGGCGAGTGGATCGTGATTCAGGACGGCGATCTGGAGTACGACCCGCGAGACTACGCGCGCCTTCTGGAGCCGGCGAGGCGAGGCGAGGCCGACATCGTCTATGGCTCGCGCTTCGCGGCGCGGCGGCCGGCGATGCGGCTGCCAAACCGCGTGATCAACTGGCTGCTCGCGCGCATGGTGCGTGTCCTCTACGGAGCGCCACTGACGGACGAGGCGACGTGCTACAAGCTGTTCCGGCGCGAGGTGCTGCTGAGTCTGCCGCTCGCCTGCCGCCGGTTCGAGTTCTGCCCCGAAGTGACTGCCAAGGCGCTCCGGCGGGGACATCGTATCGTGGAGGTGCCGATCCGCTATGCGCCGCGCACGGTGGCCGAGGGCAAGAAGATCCGCTGGACCGACGGCGTGACCGCAGTCTGGACGCTGCTGCGCTACCGGTTCTGGCGCTGA
- a CDS encoding DUF2092 domain-containing protein produces MIRALRRAALGALALATVALPAGAQDAQAILRRVEQSYRALSSYTQTIGTTATTRVGKVNRTQGFQSRLKYVRPNRMLLTITTPAAGTVTVACDGKQIILHRSLTGQFVRRAAAPDLAGVLKSLGRLGIGSEMDPLYFLANPSAVRRLMSAKIVGSRAIAGQPCQLVRAKWVSTSLLRGKTGTITLAVEKATGLVRRVEMEFRGVPVTIVERDTRGAKPAVTRRKGTLTRTVTITAQEVKANPRLSERDLRFSPPPGSVEARPAPGARP; encoded by the coding sequence ATGATACGCGCCCTGCGTCGCGCCGCCCTCGGCGCTCTTGCGCTGGCCACGGTAGCGCTGCCCGCCGGCGCTCAGGACGCACAGGCCATCCTCAGGCGCGTGGAGCAGAGCTACCGCGCGCTCAGTTCCTACACCCAGACGATCGGCACCACGGCCACCACACGGGTCGGCAAGGTGAACCGGACCCAGGGCTTCCAGAGCAGACTGAAGTATGTGCGCCCAAACCGGATGCTGCTGACCATCACCACGCCCGCCGCCGGCACCGTCACCGTGGCCTGCGACGGCAAACAGATCATCCTCCACAGAAGCCTCACCGGCCAGTTCGTGCGCCGGGCGGCCGCCCCGGACCTCGCCGGCGTGCTCAAGTCGCTCGGCCGCCTGGGCATTGGGAGCGAGATGGACCCGCTCTACTTCCTGGCCAACCCCTCGGCCGTCCGGCGGCTGATGTCCGCGAAGATCGTTGGGTCGCGAGCCATCGCCGGCCAACCGTGTCAACTCGTGCGGGCGAAGTGGGTCTCGACGTCGCTGCTGCGCGGCAAGACGGGGACCATCACGCTCGCGGTCGAGAAGGCAACGGGGCTCGTGCGGCGCGTCGAGATGGAGTTCCGGGGCGTGCCGGTGACCATCGTCGAGCGCGACACGCGTGGTGCGAAGCCTGCGGTCACGCGCCGCAAAGGGACGCTCACCCGGACGGTGACGATCACGGCGCAGGAGGTGAAGGCGAACCCGCGGTTGTCTGAGCGTGACCTGCGCTTCTCGCCTCCGCCCGGCTCGGTGGAAGCCCGACCGGCGCCAGGCGCGAGGCCGTAG